The segment CCTCAAGGTGAGCTTTTGAGCCAGATAAAGAGCCTTTCGGTAAAGAGCTCATTTAAAAAGAATATATCGCGCCCTAATCATATAAATTTGATAGCGGAGATAAAGAAGGCCTCGCCGTCAAAAGGTATATTGCGGGGCGACTTTAATCCCGTCAAGATAGCGATAACATATCAGGCTAACGGCGCAAGCGCTATATCCATTCTTACGGATGAGAGATTTTTTGAGGGGAAGCTCGAGCATATCGTAAAGGCGCGCGAGAATGTGTCTATTCCCATATTAAGGAAAGATTTTTTTATCGACGAATACCAAATATACGAGACTGTAGCCTCCGGAGCCGACGCTATACTGCTTATCTGTGATATATTATCTATGGGGGAGTTGACGAAATTTCATAACATCGCTACCGAGCTGGGGCTTGATTGTCTTGTAGAAGTCCATAATGAAGAGGATATTGAGAAGGCGCTTGCGGTGAATGCCGGCATTATAGGAATAAATAACCGCGATCTTCACACATTCAAGG is part of the Candidatus Omnitrophota bacterium genome and harbors:
- the trpC gene encoding indole-3-glycerol phosphate synthase TrpC, coding for MILSRIIEEKRKVVDEAKRRKPQGELLSQIKSLSVKSSFKKNISRPNHINLIAEIKKASPSKGILRGDFNPVKIAITYQANGASAISILTDERFFEGKLEHIVKARENVSIPILRKDFFIDEYQIYETVASGADAILLICDILSMGELTKFHNIATELGLDCLVEVHNEEDIEKALAVNAGIIGINNRDLHTFKVDLAVTQRLIRMIPQNKVIVSESGIKCYEDIMFLRSLGVNAVLIGEAFMEADDIAAKMREMMRY